Proteins from one uncultured Anaeromusa sp. genomic window:
- a CDS encoding bifunctional 4-hydroxy-3-methylbut-2-enyl diphosphate reductase/30S ribosomal protein S1, with protein sequence MKIITAEHYGFCYGVRRAVEMAEKCKNANGPVATLGPIIHNPQVVERLQKQGVGVASSLTELSTGTVVIRSHGVGPSVYQEAESKGLNVVDATCPHVQKAQQAAARFFQEGRQVIIIGEQRHPEVQSILEWAQRQAKVVENKEEAEALPEYEKIGVVSQTTFATDLFAELVAIVSAKSADTVVDRTICAATEQRQQAALQLAAQAQVIIVVGGKNSANTNRLAELCARAGTKVYHIETAEELQPAWFIDVDTAGVTAGASTPDWIIEEVCRKMQDFNEMLAQTAEKIERGMVIKGTVVGIRRDEVFVDIGYKAEGVILLKELAYPAPAQASDVVKDGEEIDVYVLNADNEDGQVLLSKRRADEQVAWSRLEEALEQKSPLQVTVTAEVKGGLSVAVFGIRGFIPASHIDLRFVGNLGEYIGQTIQVVPIEIERGKKRIVLSRKMILESERKQKEEEIYGSIEPNQVVHGVVRRLTDFGAFVDVGGVDGLIHISDLSWHHVKSPQEVVQVGDEVDVLVLKVDAAAKRISLSLKQTQRDPWMDAVEELQEGMLVKGVVTKLMPFGAFVKIHGDIEGLVHISEMAEQRINKPEEVVSIGQEVVVKVIRVEKEQKRIGLSISQAQQETEREEFSSFIDTQAEPAQATIGERLAAEEEK encoded by the coding sequence ATGAAAATAATAACAGCAGAACATTATGGTTTTTGCTATGGTGTGCGCAGGGCCGTCGAGATGGCGGAAAAATGCAAGAATGCGAACGGTCCGGTGGCGACATTGGGGCCGATCATTCATAATCCTCAAGTGGTAGAACGTTTGCAAAAGCAAGGAGTCGGCGTGGCATCCTCTTTAACTGAGCTTTCGACAGGGACTGTAGTCATTCGTTCTCATGGCGTAGGACCGAGCGTGTATCAGGAAGCGGAAAGCAAAGGCTTGAATGTGGTTGACGCTACTTGTCCGCATGTGCAAAAAGCGCAGCAGGCGGCGGCGAGGTTTTTTCAAGAGGGACGTCAAGTCATTATTATTGGCGAACAGAGGCATCCGGAAGTGCAAAGCATTCTGGAATGGGCGCAGCGCCAGGCGAAAGTAGTGGAAAACAAGGAAGAAGCCGAAGCGTTGCCTGAATATGAAAAAATAGGCGTTGTTTCCCAAACAACCTTTGCTACGGATTTGTTTGCAGAACTGGTAGCCATTGTATCGGCTAAGTCAGCCGATACCGTAGTGGACAGGACGATTTGCGCGGCAACAGAGCAGCGGCAGCAAGCTGCGTTGCAGCTGGCTGCTCAAGCGCAGGTAATTATAGTGGTAGGCGGAAAAAACAGCGCCAACACGAATCGTCTAGCCGAACTTTGCGCCCGGGCGGGAACAAAGGTATATCATATAGAAACGGCGGAAGAATTACAACCGGCTTGGTTTATTGATGTAGATACCGCAGGAGTTACCGCCGGAGCATCAACGCCGGATTGGATTATTGAGGAGGTTTGTAGGAAAATGCAGGATTTTAACGAAATGTTGGCCCAAACAGCGGAGAAAATTGAACGGGGCATGGTGATTAAAGGAACCGTCGTAGGAATTCGCCGTGATGAAGTGTTTGTTGATATCGGCTATAAGGCGGAAGGCGTTATTCTTTTGAAAGAATTGGCTTATCCCGCACCGGCCCAAGCTTCGGACGTGGTGAAAGATGGCGAAGAGATTGATGTTTACGTGTTGAACGCGGATAACGAGGATGGACAAGTACTGCTGTCTAAGCGTCGCGCTGATGAACAGGTTGCCTGGAGCCGCTTAGAGGAAGCTCTGGAGCAAAAAAGCCCGTTGCAAGTTACGGTTACTGCCGAGGTGAAAGGCGGTCTTTCTGTAGCTGTATTTGGTATTCGAGGCTTTATTCCTGCGTCTCATATTGATCTGCGCTTTGTGGGTAATCTAGGTGAATATATTGGCCAGACGATTCAAGTTGTGCCGATTGAGATTGAACGGGGCAAAAAACGCATTGTTTTGTCTCGAAAAATGATTTTGGAAAGCGAACGCAAACAAAAAGAAGAAGAAATCTACGGTTCGATCGAACCAAATCAGGTTGTACACGGGGTTGTGCGCCGTCTTACTGACTTCGGCGCTTTTGTCGATGTCGGCGGTGTTGACGGGTTGATTCATATTTCGGATTTGTCGTGGCATCATGTTAAATCACCGCAAGAAGTCGTGCAGGTTGGCGATGAAGTGGATGTGTTGGTGCTCAAAGTAGATGCGGCGGCTAAACGGATTTCTCTAAGCCTGAAGCAAACACAGCGGGATCCCTGGATGGACGCGGTGGAAGAATTGCAGGAAGGCATGCTGGTAAAGGGTGTTGTCACCAAATTAATGCCCTTTGGCGCTTTTGTAAAAATTCATGGCGATATTGAAGGCCTTGTGCATATCTCTGAAATGGCGGAGCAACGTATAAACAAACCGGAAGAAGTTGTTTCCATCGGCCAAGAAGTTGTCGTCAAAGTGATTCGTGTGGAAAAAGAGCAAAAGCGGATTGGTCTTAGTATTTCTCAGGCGCAGCAAGAGACGGAGCGGGAGGAATTCAGCTCTTTCATCGACACGCAGGCAGAGCCGGCGCAAGCGACTATTGGTGAACGTTTAGCTGCTGAAGAAGAGAAATAA
- a CDS encoding carbon starvation protein A yields MNSALLLIVSGCLFVLAYRYYSAFIAAKVLMLNDTYVTPAYRCNDGREFVPTNKWVLFGHHFAAIAGAGPLVGPVLAAQYGWGPGFAWILLGSIFAGAVHDFIILFASIRHNGQSLAVIARREVGPLTGITTSLSIFFIIIVALAGLAMVVVNALFKNPWGLYTLSMTIPIAIVIGLYMFKIFPGAIRSGSIIGFLAVLGAVFSGSWLLPGGPLESWAEAFNLSKPALSVALPIYGFCAATLPVWLLLAPRDYLSSYMKIGTIGALALGILIVQPSVNIPFTTPFINGGGPIIPGPVWPYVFITIACGAISGFHSLISSGTTPKMIELETHARAIGYGGMVMEGFVAMMALISAVVMMPGDYLAINSPAAAYAKVAAQFPTVEIKQLSALVGMDVMHRPGGAVSLAVGMAHIFSSIGGMKHLMSYWYQFAIMFEALFILTTIDAGTRVARYILQDILGTYVYAPLKESHWWPGILFTSALVSVMWGYLLYSGDVGTIWPLFGVANQLLAIVALALGTTIVLKIAPKSYALITFVPMAFLVVTVIAAGIMNVGMFFKRGDLLGNINGTVSIVLIILVVITLIDCARKWLELLKTDKPVGMNTEIQNFCEYGKTQPNVTP; encoded by the coding sequence ATGAATTCCGCTTTACTTCTCATTGTGTCCGGCTGCCTATTCGTTTTGGCGTATCGCTATTATTCCGCATTTATTGCTGCTAAAGTTCTCATGCTTAATGACACGTACGTAACTCCTGCCTATCGTTGCAACGATGGACGCGAGTTTGTGCCTACGAACAAGTGGGTGCTCTTTGGTCATCACTTTGCTGCCATTGCCGGCGCAGGCCCGCTTGTAGGTCCTGTATTGGCGGCCCAATATGGCTGGGGCCCTGGCTTTGCTTGGATTCTTTTGGGATCCATCTTTGCAGGCGCTGTGCATGACTTCATTATTCTCTTTGCGTCTATCCGCCATAATGGTCAGTCCTTGGCCGTTATCGCCCGGCGTGAAGTAGGACCCCTTACCGGTATCACGACTTCCCTTTCGATTTTCTTCATTATCATTGTAGCTTTGGCCGGCTTGGCCATGGTTGTTGTAAATGCTCTCTTTAAAAATCCCTGGGGCCTTTACACCTTGAGCATGACGATTCCGATCGCGATCGTAATTGGTCTGTATATGTTCAAAATCTTCCCCGGCGCCATTCGTTCCGGTTCCATTATTGGCTTTTTGGCCGTATTGGGCGCTGTTTTTTCGGGGAGTTGGCTGCTTCCTGGCGGGCCGCTGGAAAGCTGGGCTGAAGCATTCAACTTGAGCAAGCCTGCTTTGTCGGTTGCTTTGCCTATTTACGGCTTCTGCGCCGCTACGCTGCCTGTATGGCTGTTGCTGGCGCCGCGCGATTATTTGAGCTCCTATATGAAAATCGGTACTATTGGCGCTTTGGCGCTGGGCATTCTGATTGTGCAGCCTTCGGTTAATATTCCTTTCACGACGCCTTTTATTAATGGCGGCGGTCCTATTATTCCTGGACCAGTATGGCCCTATGTATTTATCACCATTGCTTGCGGCGCCATTTCTGGTTTCCACTCTCTGATTAGCTCCGGTACGACGCCGAAAATGATTGAACTTGAGACACATGCTCGGGCTATTGGCTACGGCGGCATGGTCATGGAAGGCTTTGTTGCTATGATGGCGTTGATTTCCGCCGTGGTTATGATGCCTGGCGACTATTTGGCTATTAACAGCCCGGCGGCTGCCTATGCCAAAGTGGCTGCGCAGTTCCCGACGGTAGAAATTAAACAGCTGTCCGCCTTGGTTGGCATGGATGTTATGCATCGTCCCGGCGGCGCCGTTTCGCTGGCCGTGGGCATGGCCCATATTTTCTCCAGCATCGGCGGCATGAAGCATCTGATGAGCTACTGGTATCAATTTGCTATCATGTTTGAAGCTCTCTTTATCCTGACTACGATTGATGCAGGCACCCGTGTTGCCCGCTACATTTTGCAGGACATTCTGGGAACCTATGTATACGCTCCTTTGAAAGAGTCTCATTGGTGGCCTGGAATTCTTTTCACCAGCGCCCTTGTAAGCGTAATGTGGGGCTACTTGCTCTACAGCGGTGATGTGGGAACCATCTGGCCGCTCTTTGGCGTGGCCAACCAGCTTCTCGCCATTGTTGCTTTGGCTTTGGGAACGACGATTGTCTTAAAGATTGCGCCTAAGAGCTACGCGTTGATTACCTTTGTGCCGATGGCATTCTTGGTTGTTACCGTTATTGCCGCAGGTATTATGAATGTCGGCATGTTTTTCAAGAGGGGAGACCTCTTGGGGAATATTAACGGAACGGTCAGCATTGTCTTGATCATTTTGGTAGTTATTACGTTGATCGACTGCGCTCGCAAGTGGCTGGAATTGCTGAAGACGGATAAACCGGTCGGCATGAATACGGAAATCCAAAACTTCTGCGAGTATGGCAAAACACAGCCGAATGTGACTCCTTGA